Proteins encoded by one window of Streptomyces sp. LX-29:
- a CDS encoding LuxR family transcriptional regulator yields the protein MLVERDEEIARLTQLFAGGPDEAGGGLGVISGAVASGKTELLNKVSDIAVARGVRLLSAVACASEQEFPYAVLEQLLRGVPPRLLGPDLDGAALGEPGQAPLGVLQGFHRALTELAASGPLLIAIDDVQFTDPQSLQCLAYAVRRCRGVALTTLVTHRPRSGPTASTALYELLQQRPVCQVRLGPLSLAGVGRLLTEELGVAEARRHAAAFHAATGGNPLLLRGLLEDHLSRRAHGRGPYENHVSHASHVNSADDVNDADDAGGPLIGELFRQATLSCLHRWGGAEELRIAHGVALLGDATSPQLLSRLVGVEERVVRQSVATLGELGILQGTGFRHPQVRSVLLDDLPCAELGRLHRRAAQLLHEEDADPTEVAQQLLSHEAAAPDEEWVPQVLREAARLALAEDRTEFAVRCLQLAKRCCTDEQESLIIQATLADALWRVKPLTQVRRLQSLAAPAREGLLPPRHTLRVAVGLMRIGSLDDAAAAIGQVSETLGDTPGSELDAELRVIGLALSCTYPGTPELRRFQEVWGTAESEGHPLDLGLDVPGRGPALSAAEAPGIAALTALRGVLKDGADASAVQAAERVLESTRLGERTAYALRAALRTLIYADRLTAAATWCDRVLAEAARCSTQAWLAGFSAIRGQIALRGGRLNDAVRYAEGALEQLPARGWGVVVGMPLAVLIHARTAMGQHDAAGELLARPVPEALFQTRFGLHYLHARGMHQLATGRHHAALTDLRACGEKMTGWGLDSPSVVPWRLGMAETWLALGNREKAARLAQEQLDLAHPSLPRTRGSALRVLAATRPVTEQPALLKEALDLLQSGDSWYGMARTMAQLAEAYKQLGESDKSRLMTRRAWRLADGCGAEELSRSLQRTPGRTATADGASAAAGPAGEPVAGFSSLSDAERRVAALAASGYTNREIAAKLFITISTVEQHLTRVYRKINITHRQDLPASLGCDVAHTA from the coding sequence GTGTTGGTGGAGCGCGACGAGGAGATAGCTCGGCTCACCCAGCTCTTTGCCGGGGGGCCTGACGAAGCGGGTGGGGGACTCGGTGTCATCAGCGGCGCCGTCGCCTCGGGCAAGACCGAGCTGCTCAACAAGGTGTCAGACATCGCTGTCGCACGGGGCGTCCGGCTGCTGAGCGCCGTCGCCTGTGCCTCGGAGCAGGAGTTCCCGTACGCGGTGCTGGAGCAGTTGCTGCGCGGGGTGCCTCCGCGGCTGCTCGGCCCCGACCTCGACGGCGCCGCGCTCGGCGAGCCGGGCCAGGCCCCGCTCGGCGTGCTCCAGGGCTTCCACCGCGCCCTCACCGAACTGGCCGCATCCGGCCCGCTGCTGATCGCCATCGACGATGTGCAGTTCACCGACCCGCAGTCGCTCCAGTGCCTGGCGTACGCCGTCCGCCGCTGCCGCGGCGTCGCGCTGACCACCCTGGTCACCCATCGCCCGCGCAGCGGCCCCACCGCCTCCACCGCGCTGTACGAGCTGCTCCAGCAGCGCCCGGTCTGCCAGGTGCGGCTGGGTCCGCTCAGCCTCGCGGGCGTCGGCCGGCTGCTGACCGAGGAGCTCGGCGTCGCGGAGGCGCGCCGGCACGCCGCCGCCTTCCACGCCGCCACCGGCGGCAACCCGCTGCTGCTGCGCGGCCTGCTGGAGGACCACCTGTCCCGGCGCGCGCACGGGCGCGGGCCGTACGAAAACCACGTGAGCCACGCGAGCCACGTGAACAGCGCCGACGACGTGAACGACGCGGACGACGCCGGCGGCCCGCTGATCGGCGAGCTCTTCCGTCAGGCGACGTTGTCCTGCCTGCACCGCTGGGGCGGCGCCGAGGAGCTGCGGATCGCGCACGGCGTCGCGCTGCTCGGCGACGCCACCTCCCCGCAGCTGCTGAGCAGACTGGTCGGGGTCGAGGAGCGCGTCGTACGGCAGTCCGTGGCCACCCTCGGCGAGCTGGGCATCCTCCAGGGCACCGGATTCCGGCACCCGCAGGTCCGCTCCGTGCTGCTGGACGACCTGCCGTGCGCGGAGCTCGGCCGGCTGCACCGCAGGGCGGCGCAGTTGTTGCACGAGGAGGACGCCGACCCCACCGAGGTGGCGCAGCAGCTGCTCAGCCACGAGGCGGCGGCGCCGGACGAGGAGTGGGTGCCGCAGGTGCTGCGGGAGGCGGCCCGGCTGGCGCTCGCCGAGGACCGCACCGAGTTCGCCGTCCGCTGCCTGCAACTGGCCAAGCGCTGCTGCACCGACGAGCAGGAGTCGCTCATCATCCAGGCGACCCTGGCCGACGCCCTGTGGCGGGTCAAGCCGCTGACCCAGGTGCGGCGCCTCCAGTCGCTCGCGGCGCCGGCCCGCGAGGGGCTGCTGCCCCCGCGGCACACCCTGCGGGTCGCCGTCGGGCTGATGCGCATCGGCTCGCTGGACGACGCGGCGGCCGCCATCGGTCAGGTCAGCGAGACCCTGGGGGACACCCCCGGCTCGGAGCTGGACGCGGAGCTGCGCGTCATCGGGCTCGCGCTGTCCTGCACCTACCCCGGCACGCCCGAGCTGCGCCGCTTCCAGGAGGTGTGGGGCACCGCGGAGAGCGAGGGGCACCCCCTGGACCTGGGGCTGGACGTGCCGGGCCGGGGGCCCGCGCTCAGCGCCGCCGAGGCCCCCGGGATCGCCGCCCTGACCGCGCTGCGGGGCGTGCTGAAGGACGGCGCCGACGCGTCGGCCGTGCAGGCCGCCGAGCGCGTGCTGGAGAGCACCCGGCTGGGCGAGCGGACGGCGTACGCGCTGCGCGCCGCGCTGCGCACCCTGATCTACGCGGACCGGCTGACCGCCGCCGCCACCTGGTGCGACCGGGTGCTGGCCGAGGCCGCGCGCTGCTCCACCCAGGCGTGGCTGGCCGGCTTCAGCGCCATCCGCGGCCAGATCGCACTGCGCGGTGGGCGGCTCAACGACGCGGTGCGGTACGCGGAGGGCGCCCTGGAGCAGCTGCCGGCGCGCGGCTGGGGCGTGGTCGTCGGCATGCCGCTGGCGGTGCTGATCCACGCGCGCACCGCCATGGGCCAGCATGACGCGGCCGGCGAACTGCTGGCCCGCCCGGTGCCCGAGGCGCTGTTCCAGACCCGGTTCGGCCTGCACTATCTGCACGCCCGCGGCATGCACCAGCTGGCGACCGGGCGCCACCACGCGGCCCTCACCGACCTGCGCGCCTGTGGGGAGAAGATGACCGGCTGGGGGCTGGACTCGCCCTCCGTGGTGCCCTGGCGGCTGGGCATGGCCGAGACCTGGCTGGCGCTGGGCAACCGGGAGAAGGCCGCCCGGCTGGCCCAGGAGCAGCTGGACCTGGCGCACCCCTCGCTCCCCCGCACCCGCGGCTCGGCGCTGCGCGTGCTGGCCGCGACCCGTCCGGTCACCGAGCAGCCCGCCCTGCTCAAGGAGGCGCTGGACCTGCTGCAGAGCGGCGACAGCTGGTACGGGATGGCGCGCACGATGGCGCAGCTCGCCGAGGCGTACAAGCAGCTCGGGGAGTCGGACAAGAGCCGGCTGATGACCCGCCGGGCCTGGCGGCTGGCGGACGGCTGCGGCGCCGAGGAGCTCTCCCGCTCGCTCCAGCGCACCCCCGGTCGTACGGCCACGGCGGACGGCGCGAGCGCTGCGGCCGGACCGGCGGGCGAGCCGGTGGCCGGCTTCTCCAGCCTCTCCGACGCGGAGCGCCGGGTCGCCGCGCTGGCCGCGTCCGGGTACACCAACCGGGAGATCGCGGCGAAGCTGTTCATCACGATCAGTACGGTGGAGCAGCATCTGACCCGGGTCTACCGGAAGATCAACATCACCCATCGGCAGGACCTCCCGGCCAGCCTCGGGTGCGATGTGGCTCACACCGCATGA
- a CDS encoding single-stranded DNA-binding protein produces the protein MNETLVTLVGNVATAPDFRQTASGVPLTRFRLAVTARRWDRTRAAWTDGDTSFYTVCAWRTLAANVAASVTIGEPLVVQGRLRIREGGRDGSREGVGGGSRDGFQTGTREGGRQAAFPEGGREREGGRWLSADIEAVAVGHDLARGTSAFRRVSQARPMTPALASMHGAVPMDGAPAGPASTSPATTGPATAEPAPAGPATAVPAQADTLFTDPAPAVSVSTDSAGRPTAVRPTAGGPTAPGAAAHGAQSSPPAAEPALTGATPA, from the coding sequence GTGAACGAGACCTTGGTGACCTTGGTGGGAAACGTGGCGACGGCGCCGGACTTCCGGCAGACCGCCTCGGGCGTTCCGCTGACCCGGTTCCGGCTGGCGGTGACGGCCCGGCGCTGGGATCGGACGCGGGCGGCCTGGACGGACGGGGACACGAGTTTCTACACGGTGTGCGCGTGGCGCACGTTGGCCGCCAATGTGGCCGCGTCCGTGACGATCGGTGAACCCCTCGTGGTGCAGGGCAGGCTGCGGATCCGGGAAGGCGGCCGGGACGGCTCCCGGGAAGGGGTCGGTGGCGGTTCCCGAGACGGCTTCCAGACCGGGACCCGCGAGGGAGGCCGACAGGCGGCGTTCCCGGAAGGCGGGCGCGAGCGGGAGGGCGGACGCTGGCTGTCGGCCGACATCGAGGCGGTGGCGGTGGGGCACGACCTGGCGCGGGGCACCTCGGCCTTCCGCCGGGTGTCACAGGCCAGGCCGATGACGCCGGCCCTGGCCTCGATGCACGGTGCGGTGCCCATGGACGGGGCGCCCGCCGGGCCAGCGAGCACCAGCCCCGCGACCACCGGCCCCGCAACGGCCGAACCGGCGCCCGCCGGGCCAGCGACCGCCGTGCCCGCCCAGGCTGACACCCTGTTCACCGATCCGGCCCCGGCCGTCTCCGTGTCCACCGACTCGGCAGGCCGCCCGACCGCCGTCCGCCCCACCGCCGGTGGCCCGACCGCTCCCGGTGCCGCGGCCCACGGCGCGCAGTCCAGCCCACCCGCGGCCGAACCGGCACTCACCGGGGCGACACCTGCATGA
- a CDS encoding GTPase, protein MIARRATSAKPAPPGRPERPARPARPESPGAARGIGITNSGPPVDGPPPGSVDECAAPAASTTSAPPFRQPPGVPESGTAADRTGYAPRPGFAPGPAFGFGALRPRLDALRELVGLSRTRLDRRALGDAGRVLDEAAARGRHSLGHTVVALAGATGSGKSTLFNTLAGVELSEAGIRRPTTAEPMACAWTDHADGLLDRLGILPGARHLPAHPYDPALRGLVLLDLPDHDSAAAGHRERVDRLLGLVDAVVWVVDPEKYADAVLHERYLRPLAGYAEVTFVVLNQIDRLPGDAADQVLDDLRRLLDEDGLALGEHGEPGAAVLAVSALTGAGMGELREALGRFVGECGAAERRLAADVDGVTGRLRSSYVADGGWVGGLSERARAEFENRLADAAGAAVVGQAAERAWLRAADRACGTPWSRLWSRRSGGGRDMAGGGRGRLAAVPVAARPAVEEAVRNVADEAATGLPTPWAQAVREAARHGAMGLPEAMDEAVAATAPGGQPPRPRWWSVAAVLQGALLVVQLVGAGWLLAAVAERFSAPVGAGGLGSGWWAPALLLTLSAAGGPMVTWGCALLARGPAQRYGQLAERRLREAAAECGRTRVLEPVAAELMRYRGVREQYAIAAARSR, encoded by the coding sequence CTGATCGCCCGGCGGGCCACCTCGGCGAAGCCCGCCCCGCCGGGCCGCCCGGAGCGGCCGGCTCGGCCTGCCCGTCCGGAGTCCCCGGGGGCGGCGAGAGGGATCGGAATCACTAATTCCGGGCCCCCGGTCGACGGGCCGCCGCCGGGGTCCGTGGACGAGTGCGCCGCCCCGGCCGCTTCGACCACCTCGGCGCCCCCCTTCCGGCAGCCGCCTGGTGTGCCGGAGAGCGGGACGGCCGCCGACCGGACCGGGTACGCACCACGCCCCGGGTTCGCCCCGGGCCCCGCCTTCGGCTTCGGTGCGCTGCGCCCGCGCCTCGACGCCCTCCGGGAACTCGTCGGACTGTCCCGCACCCGGTTGGACCGGCGCGCGCTCGGGGACGCCGGGCGTGTGCTCGACGAGGCCGCCGCGCGAGGCCGGCACTCCCTGGGGCACACCGTGGTCGCCCTGGCCGGTGCGACCGGCAGCGGCAAGTCGACGCTGTTCAACACCCTTGCCGGAGTGGAGCTCTCCGAGGCCGGCATCCGCCGGCCGACCACCGCGGAACCGATGGCCTGCGCCTGGACCGACCACGCCGACGGGCTGCTCGACCGGTTGGGCATCCTGCCCGGGGCCCGCCATCTCCCCGCCCATCCGTATGATCCGGCGCTCCGCGGGCTGGTGCTGCTCGATCTGCCCGATCACGACTCCGCGGCGGCCGGGCACCGGGAGCGGGTGGACCGGCTGCTGGGGCTGGTGGACGCGGTGGTGTGGGTGGTGGACCCGGAGAAGTACGCCGACGCCGTGCTGCACGAACGCTATCTGCGGCCGCTCGCCGGGTACGCCGAGGTCACCTTCGTCGTACTGAACCAGATCGACCGGTTGCCGGGGGACGCCGCCGACCAGGTGCTGGACGATCTTCGGCGGCTGCTGGACGAGGACGGGTTGGCGCTGGGCGAGCATGGCGAGCCAGGAGCGGCGGTGCTCGCCGTGTCCGCGCTGACGGGAGCCGGTATGGGCGAACTGCGCGAGGCGTTGGGACGGTTCGTGGGCGAGTGCGGGGCGGCGGAGCGCCGTTTGGCGGCGGATGTGGACGGGGTCACTGGGCGGCTGCGCTCCTCATATGTGGCGGATGGCGGGTGGGTCGGTGGGCTGTCCGAGCGCGCCCGGGCGGAGTTCGAGAACCGCTTGGCGGACGCGGCGGGGGCGGCCGTGGTCGGGCAGGCGGCGGAGCGCGCCTGGCTACGGGCGGCGGATCGGGCATGCGGTACTCCGTGGTCGCGGTTGTGGTCCCGCCGGAGCGGCGGAGGACGGGACATGGCCGGGGGTGGTCGTGGTCGTCTGGCGGCGGTGCCGGTCGCGGCCCGGCCGGCGGTGGAAGAGGCGGTGCGGAACGTGGCGGACGAGGCGGCGACGGGGCTGCCCACCCCCTGGGCACAGGCGGTGCGCGAGGCGGCCCGACACGGGGCCATGGGGCTGCCGGAGGCGATGGACGAGGCGGTGGCCGCCACCGCGCCCGGTGGACAACCACCCCGTCCGCGCTGGTGGTCGGTGGCGGCCGTGCTGCAAGGCGCGCTGCTGGTGGTGCAGCTGGTGGGCGCCGGCTGGCTGCTGGCGGCAGTCGCCGAGCGGTTCAGTGCGCCCGTCGGCGCGGGCGGTCTCGGTAGTGGATGGTGGGCCCCCGCACTGCTTTTGACGCTGAGTGCGGCAGGCGGGCCGATGGTGACGTGGGGCTGCGCCCTGTTGGCCCGGGGGCCTGCGCAGCGATACGGACAGTTGGCGGAGCGGCGGCTGCGGGAGGCTGCCGCGGAGTGCGGACGGACCCGGGTGCTGGAGCCGGTCGCGGCGGAGCTGATGCGCTATCGCGGGGTGCGGGAGCAATACGCCATCGCGGCGGCGCGGTCGAGATGA
- a CDS encoding TerD family protein — MTLSSAAHAVPDLRDYAFDWALVDVETSGLTPRQHRVLSIAVVTIGPDGEQTGEFSTLLDPGCDPGPVHVHGLTAERLRGAPTFEQVVGRIGALLEGRVMVAHNAQFDYDFLAHEFARAGSHLPVAQRLCTLALNRRVDPPTPDMRLGTLAAHYGVPQTKAHDALDDTRVLAGILRASLREAARLDLALPLVACPPRQDPRFAPKPPKTPCAFRNPGRLAPGGPLVQGMKISITGDTATSRAELVTRSVAAGLNVMGSVSRHTSALVTNDSGSGSAKARRAAAEGVPIIDEPTFLTLLGEVRPGTPHERTSAAAPPHAPRAETPAAPAATPPMPAPPTATTPAAPATVPPTAPGEPAEPTPTAPVPSARRPMPAVDGRPLAGRRVLVLGGVHRDAAAARARVVELGGSAAVNLSASVTDVVLLPGGETDRRMRRIAALELPTHGAPWLDAPTAALTPRAGEWGAAPQVLPRGGVTDLPGNDLPATGAPSTGTAATGAPGAGTSPAGGAGPGISVTGATGRWDVAASWAQQTHCEIDLVAFAVDEDGQVSCDEDFVFYGAPESPNGGVRLLGDGPTEQTVAVDLAALPPATRRVVVAAAIDGTASFGDVGAVQITMAPGAGAAALAQATLDAATTERTMLLAEIYRRGPVWRFRAVGQGYDHGLDDLARGYGVDIAD; from the coding sequence ATGACTCTCTCCTCCGCCGCCCACGCCGTGCCCGACCTGCGTGACTACGCCTTCGACTGGGCACTGGTGGATGTGGAGACCTCCGGGCTGACACCTCGCCAACACCGGGTGCTGTCCATCGCGGTGGTGACGATCGGGCCGGACGGCGAGCAGACCGGCGAGTTCTCCACGTTGCTCGACCCCGGCTGCGACCCCGGGCCGGTGCATGTGCACGGTCTGACCGCCGAGCGGCTGCGTGGGGCGCCGACCTTCGAGCAGGTCGTGGGGCGCATCGGGGCGTTGCTCGAGGGCCGGGTCATGGTGGCGCACAACGCGCAGTTCGACTACGACTTCCTGGCGCACGAGTTCGCCCGGGCGGGGAGCCATCTCCCGGTCGCGCAGCGGCTGTGCACGCTGGCGCTGAACCGACGGGTGGATCCACCGACCCCGGACATGCGCCTGGGAACGCTGGCCGCGCACTACGGCGTACCGCAGACGAAGGCGCATGACGCGCTCGACGACACCCGGGTGCTGGCCGGGATCCTCCGCGCCTCCCTGCGGGAGGCGGCGCGGCTCGATCTGGCGCTGCCCCTGGTCGCCTGCCCCCCTCGGCAGGACCCGCGGTTCGCCCCGAAGCCGCCCAAGACGCCGTGCGCGTTCCGGAACCCGGGGCGGTTGGCCCCTGGCGGCCCGCTCGTCCAGGGCATGAAGATCTCCATCACCGGGGACACCGCGACATCCCGTGCGGAGCTGGTGACGCGGTCCGTCGCCGCCGGGCTGAACGTGATGGGCTCGGTCAGCCGGCACACCAGTGCCCTGGTCACCAACGACTCCGGTTCCGGGTCGGCGAAGGCGCGGCGCGCGGCCGCCGAAGGCGTGCCGATCATCGACGAGCCCACCTTTCTCACCCTCCTGGGTGAGGTGCGCCCGGGGACACCGCACGAGAGGACCTCGGCCGCCGCCCCACCCCACGCCCCGCGCGCCGAAACGCCCGCTGCCCCAGCCGCGACGCCGCCGATGCCCGCCCCGCCCACGGCGACGACGCCCGCCGCTCCCGCGACGGTGCCGCCGACGGCACCCGGCGAGCCCGCGGAGCCCACGCCGACCGCACCCGTTCCGTCCGCCCGCCGGCCGATGCCCGCGGTCGACGGCAGGCCGCTGGCCGGGCGCCGGGTCCTCGTCCTGGGCGGTGTGCACCGGGATGCCGCGGCGGCCCGCGCCCGTGTCGTGGAGCTCGGCGGATCCGCGGCCGTGAACCTCTCCGCGAGCGTCACCGACGTCGTGCTCCTCCCCGGCGGCGAGACGGATCGCCGTATGCGTCGCATCGCCGCCCTCGAGCTTCCGACGCACGGTGCCCCCTGGCTCGACGCGCCCACCGCGGCACTCACGCCCCGGGCGGGCGAGTGGGGCGCGGCGCCGCAGGTCCTGCCGCGCGGCGGCGTCACGGACCTCCCCGGCAACGATCTCCCCGCCACCGGCGCCCCCTCAACCGGCACTGCCGCCACCGGCGCCCCCGGCGCCGGCACGTCCCCCGCCGGCGGCGCCGGCCCCGGCATCTCCGTCACCGGTGCGACCGGCCGGTGGGACGTCGCCGCCTCCTGGGCCCAGCAGACGCACTGCGAGATCGACCTGGTCGCCTTCGCCGTGGACGAGGACGGACAGGTCTCCTGCGACGAGGACTTCGTGTTCTACGGCGCCCCGGAGAGCCCGAACGGCGGGGTGCGGCTGCTCGGCGACGGCCCGACCGAGCAGACCGTCGCCGTCGACCTGGCCGCCCTGCCCCCGGCGACGCGCAGGGTGGTGGTCGCCGCCGCCATCGACGGGACCGCCTCCTTCGGCGACGTCGGCGCCGTCCAGATCACCATGGCCCCGGGGGCTGGTGCGGCGGCGCTGGCCCAGGCCACCCTGGACGCCGCCACCACCGAGCGCACCATGCTCCTCGCCGAGATCTACCGGCGCGGACCCGTCTGGCGGTTCCGCGCCGTCGGCCAGGGCTACGACCACGGCCTCGACGACCTCGCCCGGGGCTACGGAGTCGACATCGCCGACTGA
- a CDS encoding sulfotransferase produces the protein MHTEKLTFVVGTGRCGSTALSAVVNLHPDVLSLNELFASVTDPAVLTEAPLSGEEFWGYLSRPNPASDSMIRNGAPPSEFLYNRHPEWRYSAETTGIPAISMMVLPHLTDDPDGLLDALEPEVRSWPTRPVSLQWHALFAALAARFGTTGAVVERSGLSLGKVAQLRALFPQARFVHLHRDGPDCALSMSRHVAFRMLPMLWEMAQRCGLESPHQLTPEHAAQLPPDLAPLLTGAYDPALILDRPIPLAVFGDMWSRWIVDGVRNLGELPADIRTSLSYEHLLTEPRKELTRLAEFIGVEAHADWLDSASALLDGDGRRGSALKLPPAELEALRAACAEGTEALAGRGL, from the coding sequence TTGCACACCGAGAAGTTGACCTTTGTCGTCGGTACCGGACGTTGTGGCTCGACGGCGCTGTCCGCGGTGGTGAACCTCCACCCGGACGTGCTCAGCCTCAACGAGCTCTTCGCCAGCGTCACCGACCCGGCGGTGCTGACCGAAGCGCCGCTGAGCGGGGAGGAGTTCTGGGGTTACCTGTCCCGGCCGAACCCGGCCAGCGACAGCATGATCCGCAACGGCGCCCCGCCCTCCGAGTTCCTCTACAACCGCCACCCGGAGTGGCGCTACTCCGCCGAGACCACCGGCATCCCCGCGATCAGCATGATGGTCCTGCCACATCTGACCGACGACCCCGACGGGTTGCTGGACGCGTTGGAGCCCGAGGTCAGGTCCTGGCCCACGCGACCCGTATCGCTCCAGTGGCACGCGCTGTTCGCCGCCCTGGCGGCGCGGTTCGGCACCACCGGCGCCGTCGTCGAGCGGTCCGGGCTCTCCCTGGGCAAGGTGGCGCAGCTACGCGCCCTCTTCCCGCAGGCGCGCTTCGTGCATCTGCACCGCGACGGCCCCGACTGCGCGCTGTCCATGAGCCGGCACGTCGCCTTCCGGATGCTCCCGATGCTGTGGGAGATGGCCCAGCGCTGCGGCCTGGAGTCCCCGCACCAGTTGACCCCGGAGCACGCCGCCCAGCTTCCGCCGGACCTGGCCCCGCTGTTGACCGGCGCCTACGACCCCGCCCTCATCCTGGACCGGCCCATCCCGCTCGCCGTCTTCGGCGACATGTGGTCCCGCTGGATCGTCGACGGCGTGCGCAACCTGGGAGAGCTCCCGGCCGACATCCGCACCTCCCTCTCCTACGAGCACCTCCTGACGGAACCGCGCAAGGAGCTGACCCGGCTGGCCGAGTTCATCGGCGTCGAGGCGCATGCCGACTGGCTGGACTCCGCGTCCGCCCTCCTCGACGGCGACGGCCGCCGCGGGTCCGCGCTCAAGCTGCCCCCGGCGGAGCTGGAGGCGCTGCGCGCGGCCTGTGCGGAGGGGACGGAGGCCCTGGCGGGTCGGGGCCTGTAA
- a CDS encoding dynamin family protein, translated as MATLDVRPRLLDTLSALRDRVDAARFPLPLPGAARARRNRAELLAQLDDYLVPRLRAPEAPLLAVVGGSTGAGKSTLVNSLVGRRVTEAGVLRPTTRMPVLVCHPDDHHWFAGQRVLPQLTRVWVPAQGDTGLGAYPEEVGGADEGGPPPLRVETDDALPRGLALLDAPDIDSLVTRNRELAAELVCAADIWVLVTTATRYADAVPWHLLRTAKEYDATLVTVLDRVPHQVAAEVSRRYAALLSAAGLGDVPRFTIPELPESASGSGLLPATAVAALRGWLTQCAQDPIARGNAAHRTASGVLASLRSRMPALAGAAAAQHAAAVRLIQSVEDAYGAAAERVRRDIAAGAALAGGALTHWHGYPEDSTPDELLTALADSLATLLRSAAAAADEQVASAGGRDPAARAGLAPRDPHGAAARIDVAARHWRRCLEEQVEVEVRHARAERGGAPDPDATAALLAVALLGGRRARTAGETLAERLGAHAAVRLCDDGRQLLGTCLGRALDAERDRRLAPLDALDVNPEHQVRLIAALSVLQKER; from the coding sequence GTGGCGACCTTGGACGTACGGCCCCGACTGCTCGACACGCTGTCCGCTCTGCGTGACCGCGTGGACGCCGCACGTTTCCCGCTTCCCCTTCCGGGCGCGGCGCGCGCCCGCCGTAACCGGGCCGAGCTCCTCGCTCAGCTTGACGACTACCTCGTGCCCCGGTTGCGCGCCCCCGAAGCGCCCCTTCTGGCGGTGGTCGGCGGGTCCACTGGAGCGGGGAAGTCCACCCTGGTGAACTCGCTGGTCGGGCGGCGGGTCACCGAGGCGGGGGTGCTCCGCCCCACGACCCGCATGCCGGTGCTGGTCTGCCACCCGGACGATCATCACTGGTTCGCCGGACAACGGGTGCTGCCGCAGCTCACCCGGGTCTGGGTGCCCGCGCAGGGCGACACCGGACTGGGGGCGTACCCGGAGGAGGTCGGGGGGGCGGACGAGGGCGGGCCGCCGCCGCTGCGCGTCGAGACCGACGACGCCCTCCCCCGTGGGCTCGCGCTGCTCGACGCCCCCGACATCGACTCCCTGGTCACCCGCAACCGCGAGCTCGCCGCCGAGCTGGTCTGCGCCGCCGACATCTGGGTGCTGGTCACCACCGCCACACGCTACGCCGACGCGGTGCCCTGGCATCTGCTGCGTACCGCCAAGGAGTACGACGCCACACTGGTCACCGTCCTCGATCGGGTGCCGCACCAGGTCGCCGCCGAAGTCTCCCGGCGCTACGCGGCGCTGCTCAGCGCGGCCGGTCTCGGCGACGTGCCCCGCTTCACCATCCCCGAGCTGCCCGAGTCCGCCAGCGGCAGCGGCCTGTTGCCCGCCACCGCCGTCGCCGCGCTGCGCGGCTGGCTCACCCAGTGCGCCCAGGACCCGATCGCCCGCGGCAACGCGGCCCACCGCACCGCCTCCGGGGTGCTCGCCTCGCTCCGCTCCCGGATGCCCGCGCTGGCCGGCGCGGCCGCGGCCCAGCACGCCGCCGCGGTGCGTCTCATCCAGAGCGTCGAGGACGCCTACGGGGCGGCCGCCGAACGGGTGCGCCGCGATATCGCCGCCGGCGCCGCGCTGGCCGGTGGCGCGCTCACCCACTGGCACGGTTACCCCGAGGACAGCACCCCCGACGAACTCCTCACCGCCCTCGCCGACTCCCTCGCCACCCTGCTGCGCAGCGCGGCCGCCGCCGCGGACGAACAGGTCGCCTCGGCCGGCGGTCGCGACCCCGCCGCACGTGCCGGGCTCGCCCCGCGCGACCCCCACGGCGCCGCCGCCCGCATCGACGTGGCCGCCCGCCACTGGCGCCGCTGCCTGGAGGAACAGGTCGAGGTCGAGGTACGGCATGCGCGAGCCGAACGCGGCGGAGCCCCGGACCCGGACGCCACCGCCGCACTGCTGGCCGTGGCGCTGCTCGGCGGCCGCCGCGCCCGCACCGCCGGCGAGACGCTCGCCGAACGCCTCGGCGCCCACGCCGCGGTGCGCCTCTGCGACGACGGCCGGCAGCTCCTCGGTACCTGCCTCGGCCGGGCCCTGGACGCCGAGCGGGACCGGCGGCTGGCCCCGCTCGACGCCCTCGACGTCAACCCCGAACACCAGGTCCGCCTCATCGCCGCGCTGTCCGTACTACAGAAGGAGAGGTGA